The Polycladomyces subterraneus genome contains a region encoding:
- a CDS encoding UDP-glucose dehydrogenase family protein produces the protein MNIAVIGMGYVGITTALLFCKLKYKVVGVDTNASKLEQLQKGRLPLYEPGLEELLNRHLTQHTIAFTSDIEQAVKTCDIIFITVGTPSKADGFTDLRYIKEVAGSIGRYQNAYKIVVMKSTVPVGTSEKVREWVIENQSQPFSVDVVCNPEFLREGMALYDALHPDRIIIGAERAEAAEKIKYLYTSIASPKLITRLRTAELIKYTANAFLALKISYINEIGRLCDAHGVDVGDVADGIGMDQRIGRAFLNAGIGWGGSCFPKDIASLMHMFEQKNIKPDILPAVQRVNETQVTYYIQRLEKLLGGVQGKNISVLGIAFKPNTDDIREAPAMKVIQKLHQKGAYLKVYDPVVFKHRQLQLPAMVCTKVEEAFEESDCIFLLTEWDSFVQMNWEQYLPLMKTPMIMDGRNALDGHALRQIGYMYYGIGKNEK, from the coding sequence ATGAACATCGCCGTCATCGGAATGGGTTATGTGGGGATCACAACCGCTCTCCTCTTTTGTAAATTAAAGTACAAAGTCGTCGGCGTGGATACCAATGCTTCCAAACTGGAACAGCTGCAAAAAGGCCGTCTCCCTTTGTATGAACCGGGATTGGAAGAACTCCTGAACAGACATCTTACCCAACACACCATTGCATTTACTTCAGACATCGAGCAGGCAGTAAAAACATGCGATATCATTTTCATTACAGTAGGTACACCATCCAAAGCGGACGGCTTCACAGATTTAAGATATATAAAAGAAGTTGCCGGATCGATTGGCCGTTATCAAAACGCCTACAAAATTGTGGTTATGAAAAGTACAGTACCGGTCGGGACCAGCGAAAAAGTGCGTGAATGGGTCATCGAGAATCAATCACAACCTTTTTCCGTAGATGTAGTGTGCAACCCGGAATTTTTGCGAGAAGGAATGGCTCTTTACGATGCCCTGCATCCGGATCGAATTATCATCGGAGCCGAACGTGCAGAAGCTGCTGAGAAAATAAAATATTTATATACGTCCATTGCATCTCCCAAATTGATCACTCGTCTGCGAACAGCTGAGTTGATAAAATACACCGCCAATGCCTTTTTGGCATTGAAAATATCATACATTAACGAAATCGGCCGTTTATGTGATGCCCACGGTGTGGATGTAGGAGATGTGGCTGATGGCATTGGAATGGATCAAAGAATTGGTCGAGCATTTTTAAATGCCGGGATTGGCTGGGGAGGCTCCTGTTTCCCCAAAGACATTGCCTCTTTGATGCATATGTTTGAGCAAAAAAACATCAAACCTGATATTCTCCCTGCTGTCCAACGGGTAAATGAAACACAGGTCACATATTACATCCAGCGATTGGAGAAATTATTGGGCGGTGTCCAGGGAAAAAACATTTCTGTTTTGGGTATTGCATTCAAACCCAATACGGATGACATTCGGGAAGCTCCTGCAATGAAAGTCATTCAGAAACTGCACCAAAAAGGAGCGTATCTGAAAGTATACGATCCCGTGGTATTTAAACACCGGCAGCTTCAGTTACCCGCAATGGTATGTACGAAGGTTGAAGAAGCCTTTGAAGAGAGCGATTGTATCTTCCTGCTGACAGAGTGGGATTCATTTGTGCAAATGAATTGGGAACAATATC
- a CDS encoding NAD-dependent epimerase/dehydratase family protein, with amino-acid sequence MKKVLVTGCAGFIGSSLTEVLLARGYHVTGIDCFTDNYAHWMKQKNILSFVHHPRFRFIRSDLQSIDLNVLLQDIHYIFHEAALPGVRSSWGKNFSLYVHHNIACVQKLLEAIKESPVEKMVYASSSSVYGSMDGPTDETRLPAPYSPYGVSKLAGEYLCRLYHHNFGVPVVSLRYFTVYGPKQRPDMAFHRFIRNIWKGKPIKLYGDGRQTRDFTYIQDAVTANLLAAEKGRPGEIYNIGGSSKIELIQVIQLLESIMNRKAKVSFEPVQPGDPKHTWADISKARSELGYLPSFPIEKGLQQQVSHLIEMLEEDKR; translated from the coding sequence GTGAAAAAGGTATTGGTCACAGGATGTGCCGGATTTATCGGCTCTTCTTTGACGGAAGTATTGCTTGCACGTGGATACCATGTGACAGGGATCGACTGCTTCACAGACAATTACGCCCATTGGATGAAACAAAAAAATATCCTTTCTTTCGTTCACCATCCACGCTTTCGCTTCATTCGATCCGATTTACAATCGATAGATTTAAACGTTCTGCTCCAAGACATACACTACATCTTCCATGAAGCGGCCTTGCCGGGGGTTCGTTCAAGCTGGGGGAAAAATTTTTCCCTATATGTACACCATAATATCGCTTGTGTTCAAAAATTGCTGGAAGCCATAAAAGAGAGTCCGGTAGAAAAGATGGTGTATGCCTCATCCTCCTCAGTTTACGGATCCATGGACGGACCGACGGACGAAACCCGATTGCCCGCTCCCTATTCTCCCTATGGTGTATCCAAATTGGCCGGGGAGTATCTGTGCCGGCTTTATCACCATAATTTCGGTGTTCCGGTGGTCTCGTTACGCTATTTTACAGTTTATGGGCCCAAACAACGTCCGGACATGGCTTTTCATCGTTTCATCCGAAATATCTGGAAAGGAAAACCGATCAAGCTATATGGCGACGGCAGACAAACACGGGACTTTACGTATATTCAAGACGCCGTAACAGCAAACCTGCTGGCTGCTGAAAAAGGGCGGCCTGGTGAAATCTACAATATTGGAGGAAGTTCGAAAATTGAATTGATCCAAGTGATTCAATTGCTGGAATCAATCATGAACCGAAAAGCAAAGGTCAGTTTTGAACCAGTGCAACCGGGCGATCCGAAGCATACATGGGCTGATATAAGCAAAGCACGTTCGGAGTTGGGATATTTGCCTTCTTTCCCGATTGAGAAAGGCCTGCAACAACAAGTATCCCACCTGATCGAAATGTTGGAGGAGGATAAACGATGA
- a CDS encoding glucose-1-phosphate thymidylyltransferase — MKGLILCAGKGSRLRPLTFSQPKTLLPVANKPVLMYAIEQLVHSGIDDIGIVINPFQEKMIREQIRLMKPSKLSITWIHQKNPQGIADAVRQAEQFIGKEPFLLLLGDNLIQQSLVGIKRQVVSFKRNGAIMLARVENPREYGIAQIEGDRIVHVEEKPSSPKSNLAIIGAYAFDHNIFTAVRMITPSVRGEYEITDAIQWLIDHGFSISFSITDQHYSDVGTVSRWLEANHWKMDELTAGRSHISPKSTVDQCTIIDPVFVGEGCTLKNAIIGPYVSIQAGVTIEECQMESSIILEGAHLKRIPFKIKKSVFGRYVQFSNYLKVGDSGQLILGDRSSMYLGEGEEQ, encoded by the coding sequence ATGAAGGGACTGATTCTTTGCGCAGGAAAAGGATCGCGACTGAGGCCGTTAACGTTTTCTCAACCCAAAACATTACTTCCTGTTGCCAACAAACCTGTATTAATGTACGCCATAGAACAGCTTGTACATTCTGGAATTGACGATATCGGGATCGTTATAAACCCTTTTCAAGAAAAAATGATCCGTGAGCAGATCCGCTTGATGAAACCATCTAAACTTTCGATTACATGGATTCACCAGAAGAACCCGCAAGGGATTGCGGATGCCGTACGTCAGGCGGAGCAATTTATAGGCAAGGAACCCTTCCTGTTATTATTAGGGGATAATTTAATTCAGCAGTCATTAGTGGGGATCAAGCGCCAAGTCGTAAGTTTCAAGAGAAATGGTGCCATCATGTTGGCCCGAGTAGAGAATCCCCGTGAATATGGAATCGCTCAAATCGAAGGAGACCGAATTGTCCATGTGGAGGAAAAACCCTCCTCACCGAAATCCAATCTTGCCATTATCGGTGCTTATGCCTTTGATCACAATATATTCACAGCAGTTCGTATGATTACTCCGTCTGTTCGCGGTGAATATGAAATTACGGATGCCATCCAGTGGCTCATTGATCATGGATTTTCCATTTCGTTTTCCATTACCGATCAACATTATTCCGATGTAGGAACGGTCAGTCGATGGTTGGAAGCGAATCATTGGAAAATGGACGAACTCACAGCCGGGCGAAGCCATATTTCCCCTAAATCCACAGTGGATCAGTGCACCATCATTGATCCCGTTTTCGTCGGAGAAGGTTGTACGCTTAAAAACGCCATTATCGGACCTTATGTATCGATACAAGCAGGAGTAACAATCGAGGAGTGTCAGATGGAAAGCAGCATCATTTTGGAAGGGGCTCACCTTAAACGCATCCCGTTCAAAATCAAAAAAAGCGTGTTTGGACGCTATGTTCAATTTAGTAACTACCTGAAGGTTGGGGATTCTGGACAATTGATACTGGGAGACAGATCCTCCATGTACCTGGGAGAGGGAGAAGAGCAGTGA
- a CDS encoding glycosyltransferase family 4 protein produces MQTYIAGIVPHITLKHDLTILGRTDPELKKKEIKNKIRYVRVEGRYFEIYMKGVIKYLQKNGNKFDIIHIFNRPRLVLPVRQAAPKARIFLSMHNDMFEPKKIDSKEAQEVIKEVEKIVTVSDYVGQRISTLYPSASSKLRTIYSGVDLNRFIPYEQSQKARQVRKKLRRQFKLGSKKVILYVGRISPKKGVDVLVRAMSELKKRHPNIALVVVGSRWFSDQKISDYMAYVRSLASRSSVPIITTGYVPADKIHEWFWASDIFVCASQWEEPLARVHYEAMASGVPFVTTKRGGNAEIVQNNNGLLVDKPEDTKSFVKQLSKLLGSKTLRQQMGRNGRALALKKYGWKRVANEVLNVWEG; encoded by the coding sequence ATTCAGACGTATATCGCGGGTATTGTCCCTCATATCACACTCAAACATGACCTGACCATCCTGGGAAGAACCGATCCCGAGCTTAAAAAAAAGGAAATCAAAAACAAGATTCGTTATGTGCGTGTAGAAGGCAGATACTTTGAAATTTACATGAAAGGCGTTATCAAATACCTGCAAAAGAACGGCAATAAATTTGACATTATCCACATTTTCAACCGTCCTCGTCTCGTCCTCCCTGTTCGGCAGGCGGCCCCTAAAGCACGAATTTTTCTCAGTATGCACAATGATATGTTTGAGCCAAAAAAAATTGATTCAAAAGAAGCACAAGAAGTCATCAAAGAAGTGGAGAAAATCGTCACAGTCAGCGATTATGTAGGTCAAAGAATTAGTACACTCTATCCTTCAGCTTCTTCCAAGCTACGCACGATTTATTCTGGAGTAGATCTCAATCGATTTATACCCTATGAGCAGTCGCAAAAAGCACGTCAAGTTCGTAAAAAGTTACGGAGGCAATTTAAGCTGGGGTCCAAAAAGGTGATTTTATACGTCGGTCGTATTTCTCCCAAAAAAGGAGTCGATGTATTAGTTCGAGCAATGAGCGAGCTAAAAAAACGCCACCCAAATATCGCTCTTGTCGTGGTGGGAAGTAGATGGTTCAGCGATCAGAAAATCAGCGATTACATGGCTTATGTACGTTCATTGGCCTCACGCTCATCTGTCCCCATTATTACCACCGGTTATGTGCCTGCAGACAAAATTCACGAGTGGTTCTGGGCTAGTGATATTTTTGTCTGTGCTTCCCAGTGGGAAGAGCCATTGGCTCGAGTTCATTATGAAGCCATGGCCAGCGGGGTTCCATTCGTGACCACAAAGAGAGGTGGCAATGCGGAGATTGTACAAAACAACAATGGTTTGTTGGTGGATAAACCGGAAGACACCAAATCATTTGTAAAACAGCTCAGCAAACTCTTGGGAAGTAAAACCCTTCGCCAACAAATGGGACGAAACGGTCGTGCTTTGGCATTAAAAAAATATGGTTGGAAGCGAGTGGCCAATGAAGTATTAAATGTTTGGGAAGGTTAA
- a CDS encoding CotS family spore coat protein, protein MAGSKGMANYRIEPWNHVRTVNPDTYIPPEVDKIAKQVMAQYNMKVRKKVLITSKPDKGGAIWKIDTDKGPRSLKLLHREPVRSLFSVAAQDYLVKKGARVPALVRTKDKKLYVEAGGKIWIVTDWIQLRPASKIDLKGAMQLCYGLGEFHKHSRGYKPPSNAAKSSRLFKWPDYYQKIQTKIGWIREVAKVYKEFPASKRLLTLTDKFEQQARDALVRLNKSAYSKMVAKGEPHWGLVHQDYGWSNGQLGPRGLWVIDLDGVSYDLPIRDLRKLITSTMEDFGRWDLKWARGMINAYHKANPIDAETYEILLIDLSLPNEFYKHMKEMLYHPKIFLATEANMILNQVLKCERSKWKALKELQKDIKKFKSGNYSSTKKTTRKSTKSTGSKKKKVKEPLQKKSSSRPLKKRKKNTSFSGGNIE, encoded by the coding sequence ATGGCAGGGAGTAAAGGTATGGCGAATTATCGAATTGAACCCTGGAATCACGTAAGAACAGTAAACCCTGACACGTATATACCTCCCGAAGTGGATAAGATCGCCAAACAGGTCATGGCCCAATATAATATGAAAGTTCGGAAAAAGGTCCTGATTACTTCAAAACCCGATAAAGGTGGAGCAATTTGGAAAATAGATACAGACAAAGGGCCCCGCAGTTTGAAACTTTTACACCGTGAACCTGTCAGAAGTCTATTTAGTGTAGCAGCTCAAGATTATTTAGTGAAGAAAGGGGCACGGGTCCCGGCACTGGTTCGTACCAAAGATAAAAAACTTTACGTAGAGGCAGGCGGGAAAATCTGGATTGTCACCGACTGGATCCAACTGAGACCAGCATCCAAGATCGATCTGAAAGGTGCCATGCAGCTTTGTTACGGACTAGGGGAATTTCACAAACATTCCAGAGGATACAAACCACCCTCTAATGCCGCCAAATCCTCACGATTGTTTAAATGGCCGGATTACTATCAAAAAATACAGACAAAAATCGGTTGGATCCGGGAAGTAGCTAAGGTTTACAAAGAATTTCCGGCCAGCAAAAGGCTGCTAACTTTGACGGATAAGTTTGAACAACAAGCCCGTGATGCCCTGGTCCGTCTCAATAAATCCGCTTATTCAAAAATGGTGGCCAAGGGAGAACCTCATTGGGGATTGGTCCATCAAGATTACGGCTGGTCCAATGGTCAGCTCGGTCCCCGCGGTTTGTGGGTCATTGATCTGGACGGCGTCTCCTACGATCTGCCGATACGGGATTTACGCAAATTGATCACCAGCACCATGGAGGACTTTGGCCGGTGGGATTTAAAATGGGCGCGCGGTATGATCAATGCTTATCACAAAGCAAACCCCATTGATGCTGAAACGTATGAGATCCTGTTGATCGATCTGTCCTTACCCAACGAGTTTTACAAGCATATGAAAGAAATGCTCTATCACCCCAAGATTTTCCTTGCGACGGAAGCAAATATGATCCTGAATCAAGTGTTGAAATGTGAACGATCAAAGTGGAAAGCTCTGAAAGAGCTCCAAAAGGATATAAAGAAATTCAAGAGCGGTAACTACAGCAGCACCAAAAAAACCACGCGCAAATCAACAAAAAGTACGGGAAGCAAAAAGAAAAAGGTAAAGGAACCACTACAAAAAAAATCATCTTCCCGACCTTTAAAAAAGAGGAAAAAAAACACTTCGTTCAGCGGAGGTAATATTGAGTGA
- a CDS encoding YheC/YheD family protein, with product MAIRKINNKMEKSEVLLTDPILQPHIPETHWYSPKTFWMMLGIYPTVFIKPNTGLRGSGIIRVQRLKSKMFEVRFDDKVKKVPQSDLITEVTQLIEPDMQYFVQEGINLATVYNGRPFDIRIIMHKPENRWNLCGWVAKVAGPNQFVTNYAKGGKAFALEKVLKDAGFKNIEKILQTLGKIAHRTSHVLDKSFSDLRILGIDAALDKKGKVWFIEANTRPGYNLFRDLGDQVMFHRIITTHHYIHAKYKEVVAASTSQVTAFNLEK from the coding sequence ATGGCTATTAGAAAAATCAATAACAAGATGGAAAAGTCAGAAGTGCTACTGACCGATCCAATCTTGCAACCTCATATTCCGGAGACGCATTGGTATTCACCCAAAACCTTTTGGATGATGCTCGGCATATATCCTACCGTTTTTATTAAACCAAATACCGGTTTGCGTGGATCGGGTATCATCCGTGTCCAACGATTAAAAAGCAAAATGTTCGAAGTCCGATTTGATGATAAGGTCAAAAAGGTGCCCCAATCTGATCTGATAACTGAGGTTACTCAGTTAATTGAGCCGGATATGCAATACTTCGTCCAAGAGGGAATCAACTTGGCTACCGTGTATAATGGAAGGCCATTCGATATCCGCATCATCATGCATAAACCCGAAAATCGGTGGAATCTGTGCGGATGGGTGGCCAAGGTCGCCGGACCGAATCAATTTGTCACTAATTATGCCAAGGGAGGAAAGGCATTCGCTCTGGAGAAAGTGCTTAAAGATGCGGGGTTCAAAAATATCGAGAAGATCCTTCAAACTCTCGGCAAGATCGCTCACCGTACTTCCCATGTGTTGGACAAATCCTTCTCTGATTTGCGGATTCTGGGGATTGACGCCGCGCTCGACAAAAAGGGAAAAGTCTGGTTCATTGAGGCGAATACAAGGCCGGGATACAACCTGTTTCGGGATCTCGGAGATCAGGTGATGTTCCATCGGATTATTACAACTCACCACTACATTCATGCCAAATATAAAGAGGTGGTCGCAGCGTCCACCAGTCAGGTTACTGCCTTTAACTTAGAAAAATGA
- a CDS encoding YheC/YheD family protein codes for MSQWWNKLKGNVKTAPHIPQTEPLSSAALQDMLQKHSFIYIKPANNIKGKHTFRVDALGSGEFLVYDGKKNIPCPTYEDLIENLHPIMDQKKRKHYIIQQGIWSLTRDQRHFVIRVHLKQDKNVWRVTSIKSHTSNKKGHWTKKSVSFNNLMKDDLKWDKKTRGLMKLYINQKSYAIASVISNKSPRKGMRIDLGIEKGHLWVFKVT; via the coding sequence ATGAGTCAGTGGTGGAATAAACTCAAAGGGAATGTGAAGACGGCTCCCCATATACCCCAGACAGAGCCGTTGAGTTCTGCAGCTTTGCAAGACATGCTCCAAAAGCATTCGTTTATTTACATTAAACCGGCTAACAACATAAAGGGTAAACATACTTTTAGAGTAGACGCTCTTGGTTCGGGTGAATTTCTCGTCTATGATGGCAAAAAAAATATTCCTTGTCCGACATATGAAGACTTGATCGAAAATCTGCATCCGATCATGGATCAGAAAAAACGTAAGCATTATATTATTCAGCAGGGAATCTGGAGCCTGACGCGGGATCAACGTCATTTTGTCATCCGAGTGCATCTAAAACAGGACAAAAACGTGTGGAGAGTTACCAGTATCAAAAGCCATACATCTAACAAAAAAGGACATTGGACGAAAAAATCGGTCTCCTTCAATAATCTGATGAAGGATGATTTAAAATGGGATAAAAAAACCAGAGGTTTAATGAAACTGTACATCAACCAAAAATCGTATGCCATTGCTTCGGTGATCTCTAACAAATCTCCACGCAAAGGAATGAGGATTGATCTCGGTATTGAGAAAGGGCATCTCTGGGTGTTCAAAGTGACCTAA
- a CDS encoding DUF2953 domain-containing protein: MKTLLWILLGLGAIVVLLCLTTVRCHIQYKRVDADDRINITFQWCKWFRLRWTVPSLQLSGMTEDGIWLPHLQATVRQSRRHRWQERLSWGVLRRMHQQFVWLREHVHHLHQWFRGLLSRFHVERLSWRSAIGTGDAAETGVLTGLAWGLKSTVVGVAGAYVRWDRPPQIQVNPVFHEPHLETDFQCIVRFRIGHAILAGIRLLLNFRVRGGAKGG, translated from the coding sequence ATGAAAACGCTGTTGTGGATCTTGCTTGGGTTAGGCGCGATAGTCGTTTTACTCTGTTTGACAACGGTGCGCTGTCACATTCAATACAAGCGTGTAGATGCGGACGATCGGATCAACATCACTTTCCAGTGGTGTAAATGGTTCCGTCTGCGATGGACAGTGCCATCACTCCAGCTGTCTGGTATGACGGAAGACGGAATATGGCTACCACATCTGCAGGCAACTGTTCGTCAAAGCAGGAGGCATCGCTGGCAGGAACGTTTGTCGTGGGGAGTACTCCGGCGCATGCACCAGCAATTTGTTTGGCTACGGGAACACGTTCATCATTTGCATCAATGGTTTCGTGGCCTGCTGAGTCGATTTCATGTAGAGAGATTGAGTTGGCGCTCGGCAATTGGAACGGGGGATGCTGCGGAAACCGGCGTGCTGACAGGCCTTGCTTGGGGATTGAAATCCACGGTCGTCGGGGTGGCCGGTGCTTACGTGCGATGGGACCGACCTCCGCAGATTCAGGTGAACCCGGTGTTTCACGAGCCGCATTTAGAGACCGATTTCCAATGCATAGTGCGATTTCGGATCGGGCACGCTATCCTTGCTGGAATACGATTATTGCTTAATTTCCGGGTAAGGGGGGGAGCGAAAGGTGGCTGA
- the ytfJ gene encoding GerW family sporulation protein translates to MAEHPIQGLMSTAMENLKEMVDVNTIVGDPVETPDGSVIIPVSRVGFGFAAGGSEFDAAYADDGSQGDKKQQLEDGKGQSSGKLPFGGGSGGGVSITPVAFLVVGEKGVRLLNMDGNTHLIDRLIDFAPGLMERVQNTLRKKDKQGGCELPRTDI, encoded by the coding sequence GTGGCTGAACATCCCATTCAAGGACTGATGTCCACCGCCATGGAAAACCTGAAAGAAATGGTGGATGTCAATACCATCGTGGGTGATCCGGTGGAAACACCGGATGGCAGTGTGATTATTCCCGTCTCACGCGTCGGTTTCGGGTTTGCTGCAGGTGGAAGCGAATTCGACGCAGCCTATGCCGACGACGGTTCCCAAGGGGACAAAAAACAACAACTGGAAGACGGAAAAGGTCAATCATCGGGCAAATTACCCTTCGGAGGAGGCAGTGGCGGCGGGGTTTCGATCACGCCAGTGGCATTCCTCGTGGTGGGGGAGAAAGGGGTGCGTTTATTGAACATGGACGGCAACACGCACCTGATTGATCGTTTGATCGATTTTGCACCCGGATTGATGGAACGTGTACAAAACACGTTGAGAAAAAAGGATAAACAAGGGGGATGTGAACTTCCCCGTACGGATATATGA
- a CDS encoding D-alanyl-D-alanine carboxypeptidase family protein, translated as MRHCKGGAIILLIIGLISSLGWGWGTSEPQVSAHAAAMIDVQSGRILYAKHADERLPIASLTKIMTAIVAIENSRLTDMVTVPPEAVGVEGSSIYLKAAERIPLKDLLYGLMLRSGNDAAVAIARHVGGSVEGFVYMMNEKAAYLGLENTHFANPHGLDAPEHYSSAADLARLTAYALKNPTFREIVKTQVKTVPWPGEEWHRKWYNKNKMLRFYKGADGVKTGYTKKARRTLVSSATRNGRQLVTVTLNAPDDWNDSMQLLEYGFQHFHPVNVVKKGQAFQTVRGEKKGELVLRVVAERPFIYPLTEEERHQVSIEPVLSYPLEKMDREGLRVGTASVLLNGQPVGTVPLVTQYQDEPSAFSEWMDVFRDLLGMGAGGGG; from the coding sequence ATGCGTCATTGTAAAGGTGGGGCGATTATCCTTTTAATCATCGGCCTGATCAGCTCGCTGGGCTGGGGGTGGGGCACGTCTGAGCCACAGGTAAGTGCGCATGCGGCGGCGATGATCGATGTGCAGTCCGGGCGCATTTTATATGCCAAACATGCGGATGAGCGTTTGCCGATCGCCAGTTTGACCAAAATCATGACGGCCATAGTGGCCATTGAAAACAGCCGCCTCACCGACATGGTAACCGTTCCTCCCGAGGCGGTCGGCGTGGAAGGTTCGTCGATATATCTGAAAGCGGCGGAACGGATACCATTAAAGGATCTGTTGTACGGCCTGATGCTCCGATCCGGCAATGATGCAGCGGTGGCGATCGCCCGGCATGTAGGCGGGTCGGTGGAAGGGTTCGTCTACATGATGAATGAGAAGGCGGCCTATCTCGGATTGGAAAACACGCATTTCGCCAATCCGCACGGACTGGATGCACCGGAGCATTATTCCTCTGCTGCAGATTTGGCGCGGTTGACGGCCTATGCATTAAAAAACCCCACTTTTCGGGAAATTGTCAAGACACAGGTAAAAACCGTCCCGTGGCCGGGAGAAGAGTGGCATCGCAAATGGTACAACAAAAACAAGATGCTCCGATTTTACAAAGGCGCGGACGGAGTCAAGACAGGTTACACCAAGAAAGCGCGTCGAACGTTGGTTTCTTCCGCCACGCGGAATGGCAGGCAGTTGGTAACGGTCACGTTGAACGCACCCGATGACTGGAATGATTCGATGCAATTGCTGGAGTATGGATTTCAGCATTTCCATCCTGTCAATGTGGTGAAGAAGGGGCAAGCCTTCCAGACGGTTAGAGGGGAGAAAAAAGGTGAGCTGGTGTTGCGAGTGGTGGCCGAGCGGCCGTTCATCTATCCTTTGACGGAGGAGGAACGGCACCAAGTCTCCATAGAACCGGTGCTTTCCTATCCGCTGGAAAAAATGGATCGCGAGGGGTTGCGCGTGGGGACGGCGAGCGTGCTGTTGAACGGTCAGCCGGTTGGTACGGTTCCGCTTGTGACACAGTATCAAGATGAGCCTTCCGCCTTTTCCGAATGGATGGACGTGTTTCGGGACTTGCTGGGAATGGGGGCGGGGGGCGGTGGTTAA
- a CDS encoding nucleoside recognition domain-containing protein, with product MVNYIWVFMIASGVVAAALQGRLDLVTSAALKGAKEGVAVCIGLISILVFWMGMIRIAQDAGLLEKLARLLRPLVRVLFPSVPPDHPAMGYILSNMTANLFGLGNAATPMGIKAMEELQKLNPDPKTASPAMCTLLALNTSGFTLIPATIIGIRMKYGSVDPAEIIGTTLFATGCATLSAILVDRLYRRRWENRARR from the coding sequence GTGGTTAATTACATATGGGTGTTTATGATCGCCAGCGGAGTGGTGGCTGCCGCTCTACAGGGTCGGTTAGATCTGGTCACGTCTGCCGCCTTAAAGGGAGCCAAGGAAGGGGTGGCCGTCTGTATCGGCCTGATCAGCATTTTGGTATTTTGGATGGGAATGATACGGATCGCACAGGATGCCGGACTGTTGGAGAAACTGGCCCGATTGCTCCGGCCGCTGGTACGCGTGTTGTTTCCGTCAGTTCCCCCGGATCACCCGGCGATGGGGTACATTTTGTCCAATATGACGGCCAACCTGTTCGGTCTCGGAAATGCGGCCACCCCCATGGGGATCAAAGCGATGGAAGAATTGCAGAAGCTCAACCCAGACCCGAAAACGGCTTCCCCGGCGATGTGCACCCTGCTCGCCTTGAATACCTCTGGTTTCACGCTGATTCCGGCGACCATCATCGGTATTCGCATGAAATATGGATCCGTCGATCCAGCAGAAATTATCGGAACGACCTTGTTTGCAACCGGATGCGCAACACTGTCGGCGATCTTGGTGGACCGTCTGTACCGTAGACGATGGGAGAATCGGGCAAGGCGCTAG
- a CDS encoding spore maturation protein translates to MVEIVSFLSKLILPAILAFIPLYATFRKVPVYESFTEGAKEGFPTAIQLIPHLVGMMVAVSIFRETGALHFYLRLLSPLVDGIHFPREVIPLAILRPITGAGSLAFVESIFRTYGPDSFLGRLASTMQGSTDTTLYVLTVYFGAVGIRRTLYAVKVGLWADLVGMLASWFIVVMVYG, encoded by the coding sequence TTGGTCGAAATCGTCTCTTTTTTGTCCAAGCTGATCTTGCCCGCCATTTTGGCGTTCATTCCCCTATACGCCACCTTTCGGAAAGTGCCGGTATACGAAAGCTTTACAGAAGGGGCTAAGGAAGGCTTTCCCACCGCGATCCAACTCATTCCCCACTTGGTCGGGATGATGGTGGCCGTCTCCATTTTCCGGGAAACCGGAGCGCTTCATTTTTATCTCCGCCTCTTGTCACCCTTGGTGGATGGTATTCATTTCCCGAGGGAAGTCATCCCGCTCGCGATATTGCGCCCGATTACCGGTGCCGGTTCATTGGCGTTTGTCGAAAGTATCTTTCGTACATACGGTCCGGATTCATTTCTCGGACGACTGGCTTCCACGATGCAGGGGAGTACGGACACGACGCTGTATGTCCTGACTGTTTACTTCGGTGCCGTGGGTATCCGGCGAACGCTGTATGCCGTCAAGGTGGGATTGTGGGCGGACTTGGTGGGGATGCTGGCGTCTTGGTTCATAGTGGTGATGGTGTATGGTTGA